A window of the Lagopus muta isolate bLagMut1 chromosome 1, bLagMut1 primary, whole genome shotgun sequence genome harbors these coding sequences:
- the CCDC82 gene encoding coiled-coil domain-containing protein 82: METFVRRYETRNKAAGAEPPSKSRVDWRRTKREPILWYSDEESSFTSEEESSVSEGENDESDVKGSLSDQEEKSHGGELTEDGEEERVVPGKRRRFSSCVLEDSEDSEDSDVLVRKVFAKRRCVIDEDESSQEQRFGKAENVSAARKREVLAKLQDLAKQRATRSCAGNENCEDSDGEAEIAEEPFCQLLLTPEGSETDNGSLKDFIVDDDEDDDGNVEHVKSEGHPRQKELNVSNSGLLAHYVPHFCHSSPYEHFQRIVKAFLINAIDNTFLSSLYDGTRQKKYAQDMLLSLHYLDDRYIQPRLDNLISRSRWKDRYKERVDCYPGVLITLKNPTNMSCQACEMNRYCKFNVLLFGKLYNSKTLEADDFMSDDKQVLKVGVVCANRTKVYHNLKHFKYKLYVECSSMAKLDDVEDEPVKDTVERLFSQLEETEWIQKKCNDLENYMNDADSFQEEKN, translated from the exons ATGGAGACGTTCGTCAGAAGATACGAGACAAGAAACAAGGCAGCGGGAGCCGAGCCGCCGTCCAAATCCCGGGTTGACTGGAGACGCACTAAGAGGGAGCCGATCCTGTGGTACAGCGATGAGGAATCCTCGTTTACCTCGGAGGAGGAGTCATCCGTGTCAGAAGGTGAAAATGATGAAAGTGATGTGAAGGGCAGCCTTTCCGAccaggaggagaaaagccaCGGTGGAGAACTGACGGAGGATGGCGAGGAGGAACGCGTCGTGCCTGGAAAGCGTAGAAGGTTCAGCAGCTGCGTGCTGGAGGACAGCGAGGACAGCGAGGACAGCGATGTACTCGTTAGGAAAGTTTTTGCTAAACGCCGCTGTGTGATCGATGAAGACGAGAGTTCCCAAGAGCAGCGGTTTggtaaagcagaaaatgtttctgctgcGAGGAAACGGGAAGTGCTGGCAAAGCTGCAGGACCTCGCAAAACAGCGGGCGACTCGGAGCTGCGCTGGGAATGAAAACTGCGAG GATTCTGATGGCGAAGCAGAAATAGCAGAGGAACCATTCTGCCAATTGCTCCTCACACCAGAAGGCAGTGAAACTGACAATGGAAGCTTGAAAGATTTTATAGTTGATGATGACGAAGACGATGATGGCAACGTGGAGCACGTTAAGAGTGAAGGACATCCGCGGCAGAAAGAGCTAAATGTTTCAAATAGCGGATTGCTGGCACACTACGTCCCACACT tttgccACAGCAGTCCTTATGAACATTTCCAAAGAATAGTAAAGGCTTTCCTCATAAATGCGATTGACAACACTTTTCTGAGCTCACTGTATG ATGGAACAAGACAAAAGAAGTATGCACAGGATATGTTGCTCTCACTTCATTATTTGGATGACCGTTACATTCAGCCCCGCCTTGACAACTTAATCTCTAGAAGCCGCTGGAAAGACCGGTACAAG gaGCGTGTGGATTGTTACCCAGGTGTTCTCATAACCTTGAAAAATCCAACCAATATGTCTTGTCAGGCATGTGAAATGAATCGCTACTGTAAGTTTAatgtgctgctgtttggaaaGCTTTATAATAGTAAAACTCTGGAAGCAGATGACTTCATGTCAGATGACAAACAG GTGTTGAAGGTCGGCGTAGTGTGTGCAAATCGGACCAAAGTTTATCACAATTTGAAGCACTTCAAGTACAAGTTGTACGTGGAGTGCAGCTCCATGGCCAAGTTGGATGATGTTGAGGATGAACCAGTTAAAGACACAGTTGAACGACTTTTCAGCCAGCTGGAAGAAACGGAATGGATTCAGAAG aaatgtaATGATCTTGAAAACTACATGAACGATGCAGACagtttccaagaagaaaaaaattga